One window of Marmota flaviventris isolate mMarFla1 chromosome 5, mMarFla1.hap1, whole genome shotgun sequence genomic DNA carries:
- the LOC139705807 gene encoding olfactory receptor 2T3-like: MESNLSTSFLLVGLFGNTTHTTLLYTLTFIIFLMALAGNALLILLIYSEPRLWTPMYSFISQLSLMDLLYISVTVPKMLVGQVTGDHTISPAGCGIQMFFYLTLAGAEFFLLSAMAYDRYAAICRPLHYPLLMNQRVCRLLVSGCWLLGALDGLLLTPITMSFPFCKSRKILSFFCEAPALLRLSCSDVSLYKMLMYLCCVLMLLVPTLVISSSYTLILLLIHSTSSAEGRRKALATCSSHMTVVLLFFGAAIYTYMLPGSYRTAQQDVMVSAFYTILTPVLNPLIYSLRNRDVTAALRSLLQSRRPLPRVLRGSTWE; encoded by the coding sequence ATGGAATCAAACTTAAGCACCAGTTTCCTCCTCGTGGGACTCTTTGGGAACACCACCCACACTACCCTCCTCTACACTTTGACCTTCATCATTTTCTTGATGGCCCTAGCTGGGAATGCCCTCCTCATTCTTCTCATCTACTCAGAGCCCCGCCTCTGGACCCCCATGTATTCCTTCATCAGCCAGCTCTCTCTCATGGATCTCCTGTACATCTCTGTGACTGTGCCCAAGATGCTGGTGGGCCAGGTCACGGGAGACCATACAATCTCCCCTGCAGGCTGTGGGATCCAGATGTTCTTCTACCTGACCCTGGCAGGGGCTGAGTTTTTCCTTCTGTcggccatggcctatgaccggtaTGCTGCCATCTGCAGACCTCTGCATTACCCACTGCTGATGAACCAGAGGGTCTGCCGGCTGCTGGTGTCCGGCTGCTGGCTCCTGGGAGCACTGGACGGCTTGTTGCTCACGCCCATCACCATGAGCTTCCCCTTCTGCAAGTCCAGGAAGATCCTGAGCTTCTTCTGCGAGGCCCCTGCCCTGCTGAGGCTCTCCTGCTCGGATGTCTCCCTCTACAAGATGCTCATGTACCTGTGCTGCGTCCTCATGCTCCTTGTGCCCACCTTGGTCATCTCCAGCTCCTACACCCTCATCCTGCTCCTCATCCACAGCACCAGCTCAGCCGAGGGCCGCAGGAAGGCACTGGCCACCTGCTCTTCCCACATGACAGTGGTGCTACTCTTCTTTGGTGCGGCCATCTACACTTACATGCTCCCCGGCTCCTACCGCACAGCGCAGCAGGATGTGATGGTGTCGGCCTTCTATACCATCCTCACCCCTGTGCTGAACCCCCTCATCTACAGCCTGCGCAACAGAGATGTCACTGCGGCTCTAAGGAGCCTGCTGCAGTCAAGGAGGCCCCTCCCGAGGGTTCTGAGAGGGAGTACCTGGGAGTGA